A window of the Phalacrocorax aristotelis chromosome 9, bGulAri2.1, whole genome shotgun sequence genome harbors these coding sequences:
- the CCDC198 gene encoding factor associated with metabolism and energy yields the protein MGLSSSKAHPKVTKVAPMHTGEDLPALAAPYQLPGVPGEPSLRPPATAGWGKPTFHQQLPPLRETWYGRASAGPLSFNTVPEKGETSIIKQHPPRRPQRLEPAVPPQAIAPAKPRSQQEVAASPETKALERRGQSLRHLPGRRQHLHKLQMLDLTRRRREAELKRNLHREANINKQKIKELSPKKVLDTLQRGGSDESRDLVPAEHNQGFHGDNHGNTWGRGLSRHHDGSELSPSKSRKVDLWFCRESRTRDLFWDTSSTGSDEWEREERKICHKPRLVRTRTERVSLFDDFFDKDL from the exons ATGGGCCTGAGCTCTTCCAAGGCACACCCCAAGGTGACCAAGGTGGCACCGATGCACACCGGGGAGGACCTGCCCGCTCTCGCTGCCCCGTACCAGCTCCCCGGCGTGCCAGGAGAGCCCAGCCTGCGCCCGCCAGCCACGGCAGGGTGGGGAAAACCCACGTTTCACCAGCAACTTCCACCTCTCCGGGAGACCTGGTATGGGAGAGCCTCTGCAG GGCCCCTTTCTTTCAACACCGTGCCGGAAAAGGGAGAAACCAGCATCATTAAACAGCACCCGCCTCGAAGACCTCAA AGGCTTGAACCTGCTGTCCCTCCACAAGCAATTGCTCCTGCAAAGCCCCGGAGTCAGCAAGAAGTGGCTGCGAGCCCAGAAACGAAG GCTCTGGAGAGGAGGGGGCAAAGCCTGAGACACCTCCCTGGCAGGCGGCAGCACTTGCACAAGCTGCAGATGCTGGACTTGACCCGCAGGCGCCGAGAG GCAGAGCTGAAGCGAAATCTCCACAGGGAGGCAAATATcaataaacaaaaaatcaagGAATTGAGCCCAAAGAAAGTCCTTGACACTCTCCAGCGTGGCGGCAGTGATGAAAGCCGAGACCTCGTCCCTGCTGAGCACAATCAGGGTTTTCATGGAGACAACCATG GTAATACATGGGGCAGAGGACTCTCCAGGCACCATGATGGGTCTGAACTTTCTCCAAGCAAGAGCAGGAAGGTTGACCTGTGGTTCTGCAGGGAGTCACGGACGAGGGATCTGTTCTGGGACACATCCAGCACTGGCTCTGACgagtgggaaagggaagagaggaagattTGCCACAAGCCTAGGCTTGTGAGAACCAGGACAGAGAGAGTTTCTCTCTTTGATGACTTCTTTGATAAGGATCTCTAG